A stretch of Flavobacterium sp. N1994 DNA encodes these proteins:
- a CDS encoding DUF2975 domain-containing protein, which produces MKKLNLLKTIVDFVWIMSLIFFPLIIFLSIMIVIDKDTFGIPITFATGTIDLSKSFGKLVLVINVFNFGLLLYALYFFRKLLGCFVKRMIFEEEICFLLDKIGSLVIMASIVQLFSDFITKLSKDEIGIEFGYGPFLYLLALGLFFKVLSEVFKIGKTIKEENELTI; this is translated from the coding sequence ATGAAAAAATTAAACTTGCTTAAGACTATTGTTGATTTCGTATGGATTATGTCACTGATCTTTTTTCCTTTAATAATTTTCCTTTCCATTATGATTGTAATTGATAAAGATACTTTCGGTATTCCGATAACCTTTGCTACTGGAACCATAGATTTATCAAAAAGCTTTGGCAAATTAGTTTTAGTAATAAATGTTTTTAATTTTGGACTTCTCTTGTATGCACTTTATTTTTTCAGAAAGCTTTTGGGTTGTTTTGTTAAGCGAATGATTTTTGAAGAGGAAATATGTTTTTTATTGGATAAGATTGGAAGCTTGGTTATTATGGCTTCTATTGTTCAATTATTTTCTGACTTTATTACAAAACTTTCTAAAGACGAGATCGGGATTGAATTTGGTTATGGTCCCTTTCTATATTTGCTAGCTTTGGGATTATTTTTCAAAGTGTTATCCGAAGTTTTTAAAATCGGTAAAACCATCAAAGAAGAAAACGAATTAACGATATAA
- a CDS encoding helix-turn-helix domain-containing protein — MPIILNLDVMLAKRKMRSNELAEKIGITTANLSILKTGKAKAVRFSTLEAICEILECQPGDILEYVNEIK, encoded by the coding sequence ATGCCAATCATTTTAAATTTAGATGTTATGTTGGCTAAGCGCAAAATGCGTTCTAATGAACTGGCTGAGAAAATCGGTATTACTACTGCTAATCTTTCTATTTTAAAAACAGGAAAAGCTAAAGCGGTTCGATTTTCAACATTGGAAGCCATCTGTGAGATATTAGAGTGTCAACCAGGCGATATTTTAGAATATGTAAACGAAATAAAATAA
- a CDS encoding GldL-related protein, with product MKKDLILLILGMILVIVGALLKIEGYDFSQYVLIVGLAIEAYVLASLVIKSLRK from the coding sequence ATGAAAAAAGATTTAATCCTTTTGATACTGGGAATGATACTAGTAATTGTTGGAGCCTTACTAAAGATTGAAGGTTATGACTTTTCACAATATGTATTGATTGTTGGATTAGCTATTGAAGCTTATGTGTTAGCCTCACTCGTTATCAAATCACTTAGAAAATAG
- a CDS encoding FoF1 ATP synthase subunit delta/epsilon, whose protein sequence is MILEIVSPEATLFKGEVTSVSLPGVNGSFQILNNHAPIVSILKHGVVKIEATSFAINKEVVDKFTKVNDQNYLLEINSGTIEMKDNKVIVLAD, encoded by the coding sequence ATGATTTTAGAAATAGTATCACCAGAAGCAACATTATTCAAAGGCGAAGTGACTTCGGTTTCCTTGCCTGGAGTAAATGGTTCGTTTCAAATTTTGAATAACCACGCACCTATCGTTTCTATTTTAAAACATGGTGTAGTTAAAATTGAGGCAACTAGTTTTGCGATCAATAAAGAAGTAGTTGATAAATTTACCAAGGTAAACGACCAAAACTATCTTTTGGAAATCAATTCAGGAACTATTGAAATGAAAGACAATAAAGTAATTGTATTAGCTGACTAA
- the atpD gene encoding F0F1 ATP synthase subunit beta, giving the protein MSKAIGKVSQIIGPVVDVVFDTKDVELPKIYDSLEIINKNGSILVLEVQSHIGENTVRTISMDSTDGLSRGTAVNATGAPIQMPIGADVYGRLFNVIGDAIDGLGNLPKAGKDGISIHRPAPKFEDLSTSTEVLFTGIKVIDLIEPYAKGGKIGLFGGAGVGKTVLIQELINNIAKGHGGLSVFAGVGERTREGNDLLREMLESGIIKYGEDFMHSMENGGWDLSKVDKPGMRESKATFVFGQMNEPPGARARVALSGLSIAEYFRDGAGSDQGKDVLFFVDNIFRFTQAGSEVSALLGRMPSAVGYQPTLATEMGAMQERITSTNKGSITSVQAVYVPADDLTDPAPATTFAHLDATTVLSRKIAELGIYPAVDPLDSTSRILTAQILGDEHYNCAQRVKEILQKYKQLQDIIAILGMEELSEEDKLSVSRARRVQRFLSQPFHVAEQFTGIPGVLVDIKETIKGFNMIIDGELDHLPEAAFNLKGTIEDVIEAGQKMLAEA; this is encoded by the coding sequence ATGTCAAAAGCAATAGGAAAAGTTTCGCAAATCATTGGTCCAGTAGTAGACGTAGTATTTGATACTAAAGATGTTGAGTTACCAAAAATTTATGACTCATTAGAAATCATTAACAAAAACGGTTCAATTTTAGTACTAGAAGTACAATCTCACATCGGAGAAAATACGGTTCGTACTATCTCTATGGACTCCACTGATGGTTTGAGCAGAGGAACAGCGGTAAATGCAACTGGTGCTCCAATTCAAATGCCAATCGGTGCAGATGTTTACGGACGTTTGTTCAACGTTATTGGAGATGCTATCGATGGATTAGGAAATTTACCAAAAGCGGGTAAAGACGGTATCTCTATTCACCGTCCAGCTCCAAAATTTGAAGATTTATCAACTTCTACTGAAGTTTTATTTACCGGTATTAAAGTAATCGATTTGATTGAGCCTTATGCAAAAGGTGGTAAAATTGGATTGTTCGGTGGTGCTGGAGTTGGTAAAACTGTATTAATTCAAGAGTTGATTAACAATATCGCTAAAGGTCACGGTGGACTTTCAGTATTCGCTGGAGTAGGTGAAAGAACACGTGAAGGAAATGACTTGCTTCGTGAGATGTTAGAGTCAGGTATTATTAAATATGGTGAAGATTTCATGCACTCTATGGAAAATGGAGGATGGGATTTATCAAAAGTAGACAAACCAGGGATGAGAGAGTCAAAAGCTACTTTCGTTTTCGGTCAAATGAATGAGCCACCTGGAGCAAGAGCACGTGTTGCTTTATCAGGATTGTCTATCGCTGAGTATTTCCGTGATGGTGCTGGTTCAGATCAAGGTAAAGACGTACTTTTCTTCGTTGACAATATCTTCCGTTTTACACAAGCAGGTTCTGAGGTTTCGGCTCTTTTAGGTCGTATGCCATCTGCGGTAGGATACCAACCAACATTAGCAACTGAGATGGGTGCGATGCAAGAAAGAATTACTTCTACAAACAAAGGTTCTATTACATCTGTACAAGCGGTTTATGTTCCTGCGGATGACTTAACAGACCCTGCACCTGCTACAACATTTGCTCACTTAGATGCAACAACAGTATTATCTCGTAAAATTGCTGAGTTAGGTATTTATCCTGCGGTGGATCCATTGGATTCTACTTCAAGAATTCTTACGGCTCAAATCTTAGGCGACGAACATTACAACTGTGCGCAAAGAGTAAAAGAGATACTTCAAAAATACAAACAATTACAAGATATCATCGCCATCCTTGGTATGGAAGAGTTATCAGAAGAAGATAAATTATCAGTATCAAGAGCTCGTAGAGTGCAACGTTTCTTATCTCAACCTTTCCACGTTGCAGAACAATTTACAGGTATTCCTGGGGTATTGGTTGACATTAAAGAAACTATCAAAGGATTCAACATGATTATTGATGGGGAATTAGATCACTTACCAGAAGCTGCCTTCAACCTTAAAGGTACTATCGAAGACGTTATTGAAGCTGGTCAAAAAATGTTAGCGGAAGCTTAA
- a CDS encoding G-D-S-L family lipolytic protein, producing the protein MIKNFKWLLLVSLTFVACTNNDDATVDPNSSDGLPLTAGSADFTKYVSLGNSLCAGYSDGALFAAGQANSYPNILSQQFALVGGGEFKIPYMNDNVGGLLLGGFQIQGPRLYLAPGNNPTPVTGTITTEISNILTGPYNNMGVPGAKSFHLLAPGYGNIAGVATGQANPYFVRFASSPTTTVLADAVAQNPTFFSLWIGNNDVLAYATSGGTGVNQLTNINPATYGPNDITNTNVFANVYSTLLDQLTANGAKGVVANIPYVTSVPFFTAVPTNPIPGLPASNAAQLNQLFGGINAALAGAGLPPRFVTLVTDDGNPSTTEANPLLIIDETLPNISAQITAALTPVLGGPTAGYVGTLYGQARHASNAAGSKDYILLTTRGLISPPNNIQSGAPSPFNVRGVSYPLQDSAVLTASETAEVKTATDAFNTSIQTLATAKGLAFVDANAILGQVANGGLTVSGYTMTSAYVTGNSFSLDGVHPSPKGYALIANKFLEAINATYGSNFKGVNLGQYQILYPATLP; encoded by the coding sequence ATGATAAAAAATTTCAAATGGCTATTATTGGTTTCATTGACCTTTGTAGCGTGTACTAATAATGACGACGCAACTGTCGATCCAAATTCATCAGATGGTTTACCATTAACTGCAGGATCAGCCGACTTTACGAAATATGTTTCTCTCGGAAATTCATTGTGTGCAGGATATAGTGACGGGGCGTTATTTGCAGCTGGACAAGCAAACTCTTATCCAAATATACTATCGCAACAATTTGCTTTAGTTGGTGGTGGAGAATTTAAAATTCCTTACATGAACGATAATGTTGGTGGATTACTTTTAGGAGGATTTCAAATTCAAGGACCAAGATTATATTTGGCACCAGGTAATAATCCAACACCTGTAACTGGTACAATAACAACCGAAATAAGTAATATTTTGACAGGACCTTATAATAATATGGGAGTTCCAGGGGCAAAAAGTTTTCATTTATTAGCGCCAGGTTATGGTAATATTGCTGGTGTAGCAACTGGACAAGCAAATCCTTACTTTGTTCGTTTTGCATCAAGTCCAACAACAACTGTTTTAGCAGATGCTGTAGCTCAAAACCCAACTTTTTTCTCCTTATGGATTGGAAACAATGATGTTTTAGCATACGCAACATCTGGAGGAACTGGTGTAAATCAGTTAACCAATATTAATCCAGCGACTTATGGACCAAATGATATAACAAACACCAATGTTTTTGCAAACGTTTACTCAACACTTTTAGATCAATTAACGGCTAATGGTGCTAAGGGGGTTGTTGCTAATATTCCTTATGTTACTTCAGTTCCGTTTTTTACTGCCGTACCTACCAATCCAATTCCAGGATTACCTGCTTCAAACGCAGCACAATTAAACCAATTGTTTGGTGGTATCAATGCAGCATTAGCTGGGGCTGGTTTGCCTCCACGTTTTGTTACATTAGTGACCGATGATGGAAATCCTTCAACTACAGAAGCTAATCCATTATTGATTATTGATGAAACCTTGCCTAATATTTCTGCACAAATAACTGCAGCACTAACTCCAGTTCTTGGCGGACCTACAGCAGGTTATGTTGGTACTTTATATGGTCAAGCTAGACACGCTAGTAATGCTGCTGGTTCTAAAGATTATATCTTATTAACCACACGTGGGTTAATTTCTCCTCCTAACAATATTCAGTCTGGTGCGCCATCTCCATTTAATGTAAGAGGTGTTTCGTATCCTTTACAAGATAGTGCCGTTTTAACAGCTAGTGAAACAGCTGAAGTAAAAACCGCAACTGATGCTTTTAATACTTCTATACAAACCTTAGCAACTGCTAAAGGATTAGCTTTTGTAGATGCCAATGCGATCTTAGGTCAAGTGGCAAATGGAGGCCTTACAGTTAGTGGATATACTATGACATCCGCATATGTAACTGGTAATTCATTCTCTCTTGACGGAGTTCATCCTAGTCCAAAAGGATATGCCTTAATCGCTAATAAATTTTTAGAAGCTATCAATGCTACTTATGGATCTAATTTCAAAGGTGTCAATTTAGGACAATATCAAATATTGTATCCTGCAACTTTACCATAA
- a CDS encoding TonB-dependent receptor domain-containing protein, translating to MKIYLFIVSLFFCGITFAQTSISGSVKDSKNEPIPGANVKVVGDSSGTITDSDGNFNLSTKKKPPFDIEVSSVGNGMKKVSITTNNQKVSVVLVDEETKLDEIVVSASRTPERVLESPVTIERMSLQQVKNTTAATYYDGLENLKEVHFNTSSLSFKSINTRGFATVANTRFLQLVDGMDNSSPALNFVLGNLIGLSELDVANVELLPGASSALYGANAFNGIMFMNSKSPFTNQGLSFYFKYGQTTQQAAGTNDYWDFGIRAAHAFSEHFAAKANFTFMKGTEWIAADKRDLTTNFTGSQTNPNYDGLNTYGDEVSTNIKSVGQSLANLGLVPQSAVNLLPNYNVARTGYDERDLNDNTVKSVKADFSLHFRPWANETEIIFQHKIGLGNTIYQGANRYSLKNFFMNQTRLEIKGKNFFVRGYMTDENAGDSYDMRFAAWNVNRAWKDDSTWFGQYAGAYIQSTLAGKTPEQANAIARNYSDYNIIPTDVPLAPASGSPRFMPGTAAFTNALASVSADPDLVTGSKFKDHSKLYHADANYNFKDLIKVAEIQLGGSYRQYVMNSDGTIFTDYDGPIKYSEYGAYAQVQKKLMNEERLKFTGSIRYDKSQNFDGFYSPRISLVYSAGAKKQHNFRASYQTGFRNPTTQDQYIGLNLGPFALIGSAPDNLTRFVETFPVSTAGQPYNNGNPTATLDGTKAYNNSFTLTSVQAFSTAVAAGQPLTTAAALLEVAKINLVKPEKVQAFDVGYRSVINNDLTVDITGYYNIYNDFLNQSRVITPYYGDVNTFDPANLATYAPVAALSNGDRRVYQVYDNSKAKVTSMGFGVGLSKKVYKNFDLSANYNYAEYTFNQAEDPSFIPSFNTPKHRVKASLGNQKLFKNFGFNTNVRWNTEYLWQSSFADGMVPENVVFDAQMNYAIPKLKTVLKVGANNLFGKDYIQVIGAGAIGQQWFASIIINP from the coding sequence ATGAAGATTTATTTATTTATCGTTTCATTGTTTTTTTGCGGAATAACCTTTGCGCAAACTTCAATATCGGGTTCGGTAAAAGACTCTAAGAACGAACCAATTCCTGGTGCCAATGTCAAAGTCGTTGGCGATAGTTCTGGAACCATTACAGATAGTGATGGAAATTTCAACTTATCTACCAAAAAAAAGCCACCATTTGACATCGAAGTGTCTAGTGTTGGTAATGGAATGAAAAAAGTGAGCATCACAACAAATAATCAAAAAGTTAGTGTTGTCTTAGTAGATGAAGAAACTAAACTAGATGAAATCGTTGTCTCTGCCTCTAGAACGCCTGAGAGAGTTTTAGAATCCCCTGTAACCATTGAGCGTATGAGTTTGCAACAAGTTAAAAACACTACTGCTGCAACTTATTATGATGGTTTAGAAAACCTTAAAGAAGTTCATTTTAACACTAGTAGTTTATCGTTTAAATCCATAAACACAAGAGGTTTTGCTACTGTAGCTAATACTCGTTTTTTACAGTTAGTAGACGGTATGGATAATTCCTCTCCAGCATTAAATTTTGTATTAGGAAATTTAATTGGACTTTCTGAATTAGATGTTGCCAATGTGGAGCTTCTTCCAGGAGCATCTTCAGCATTGTATGGTGCAAATGCATTCAACGGAATTATGTTTATGAACAGCAAAAGTCCTTTTACTAATCAAGGTTTGAGTTTTTATTTCAAATACGGACAGACGACTCAACAAGCTGCTGGAACTAATGATTACTGGGATTTTGGTATAAGAGCAGCACATGCGTTTTCTGAACATTTTGCAGCTAAAGCCAACTTCACTTTCATGAAAGGAACAGAGTGGATTGCTGCTGATAAAAGAGATTTAACAACTAATTTTACTGGTTCTCAAACAAATCCAAATTATGACGGATTGAACACTTATGGTGACGAAGTATCAACTAATATAAAAAGTGTTGGTCAATCATTAGCTAACTTAGGTTTGGTTCCTCAATCAGCTGTAAACTTGTTGCCAAACTATAATGTAGCTAGAACAGGTTATGATGAAAGAGATTTGAATGATAACACTGTAAAAAGTGTAAAAGCTGATTTCTCTCTTCACTTTAGACCATGGGCAAATGAAACTGAAATTATTTTCCAACATAAAATAGGTTTAGGAAATACCATTTATCAAGGAGCTAACAGATACTCTCTGAAAAACTTCTTTATGAATCAAACAAGACTTGAAATAAAAGGGAAAAATTTCTTTGTTAGAGGGTATATGACAGATGAAAATGCTGGTGATTCTTATGATATGCGTTTTGCGGCATGGAATGTTAATAGAGCATGGAAAGATGATTCAACTTGGTTCGGTCAATATGCTGGTGCTTATATTCAATCAACTTTGGCTGGAAAAACACCTGAACAAGCTAATGCCATAGCAAGAAATTATTCTGATTATAACATCATACCAACTGATGTCCCTCTAGCTCCTGCAAGTGGAAGCCCAAGATTTATGCCAGGAACAGCAGCTTTTACAAATGCATTAGCAAGTGTATCAGCAGATCCAGACTTAGTTACAGGTTCTAAATTTAAAGACCATTCTAAATTATATCATGCTGATGCAAATTATAACTTTAAAGATTTAATCAAAGTAGCCGAAATCCAATTAGGAGGTTCCTACAGACAATATGTAATGAATTCTGACGGAACTATTTTCACTGATTATGATGGTCCAATTAAATACAGTGAATATGGAGCTTATGCTCAGGTTCAAAAAAAGCTTATGAATGAGGAACGTTTGAAATTTACTGGGTCTATTCGTTATGACAAATCACAAAATTTTGATGGATTTTACTCTCCAAGAATATCCCTTGTATACTCAGCTGGCGCTAAAAAACAACATAACTTTAGAGCGTCATATCAAACTGGTTTTAGAAATCCGACTACACAAGATCAATACATTGGTTTGAATTTAGGGCCATTCGCTTTAATTGGTTCTGCTCCAGATAACTTAACAAGATTCGTAGAAACGTTTCCTGTTAGTACCGCAGGTCAACCGTACAATAACGGAAACCCTACAGCTACATTAGATGGGACAAAAGCTTATAACAATTCGTTTACTTTAACATCAGTACAAGCATTTTCTACAGCCGTTGCAGCTGGTCAACCACTAACAACAGCCGCGGCACTATTAGAAGTTGCTAAGATTAATTTAGTAAAACCAGAGAAAGTACAAGCTTTTGATGTTGGATATCGTTCAGTTATCAATAATGATTTAACTGTTGATATTACTGGATACTACAATATTTACAATGACTTTTTAAATCAGTCAAGAGTTATTACTCCTTACTATGGTGATGTAAATACATTTGACCCTGCTAACTTAGCAACTTATGCTCCTGTAGCGGCTTTATCAAATGGAGACAGAAGAGTGTATCAAGTATATGATAACTCTAAAGCAAAAGTTACTTCAATGGGATTTGGAGTTGGATTATCTAAAAAAGTATATAAAAACTTTGACCTTAGTGCTAACTATAATTATGCTGAGTATACATTTAATCAAGCGGAAGACCCAAGTTTTATTCCAAGTTTCAACACTCCAAAACACAGAGTTAAAGCCTCATTGGGTAACCAAAAATTATTTAAAAACTTTGGATTTAATACTAACGTAAGATGGAACACTGAGTATTTATGGCAATCGTCTTTTGCAGATGGTATGGTTCCTGAGAACGTAGTTTTTGATGCTCAAATGAACTATGCGATTCCAAAATTAAAAACCGTTTTAAAAGTAGGAGCTAATAATTTATTTGGAAAAGACTACATACAAGTTATTGGAGCTGGTGCCATCGGACAACAATGGTTTGCCTCAATAATAATTAATCCATAA
- the glmS gene encoding glutamine--fructose-6-phosphate transaminase (isomerizing): MCGIVGYIGFREAYPIVIKGLKRLEYRGYDSAGIMLYGNDKGLKIAKTKGKVSDLEAKSVSIASSKATIGMGHTRWATHGVPNDINSHPHVSNSGNIVIIHNGIIENYEPLKKELLKRGYTFKSDTDTEVLVNLIEDVKKKENIKLGKAVQIALNQVVGAYAICVFDKENPDEIIVARLGSPIAIGVGEDEFFIASDASPFIEYTSNAIYLEDEEMAIVRLHKPLKIRKIKDDSLVDPYVQELQMNLEQIEKGGYDHFMLKEIYEQPNVIKDTYRGRLLANQGIIQMAGVEDNLEKFLHADRIIIVACGTSWHAGLVAEYVIEEFARISVEVEYASEFRYRNPIINKGDVVIAISQSGETADTLAAIKLAKEKGAFVFGVCNVVGSSISRETNAGAYTHAGPEIGVASTKAFTTQITVLTMIALRLAKAKGTLSNSDFHRYLQELEVIPEKVAEALASTNETAKEIASKFKDATNCLYLGRGYNFPVALEGALKLKEISYIHAEGYPAAEMKHGPIALIDEQMPVIVIAPKQGHYDKVVSNIQEIKSRSGKIIAVVTKGDTQVKGLADHVIEIPETSDALSPLITTIPLQLLSYHIAVMRGCNVDQPRNLAKSVTVE, from the coding sequence ATGTGTGGAATTGTTGGATATATTGGATTTAGAGAAGCTTATCCTATAGTAATCAAAGGACTAAAAAGATTAGAATATAGAGGCTACGACAGTGCTGGAATCATGCTTTATGGTAATGATAAGGGTCTCAAAATTGCCAAAACTAAAGGCAAAGTTTCTGACCTTGAAGCTAAGTCAGTTTCTATTGCTTCCTCTAAGGCAACCATAGGAATGGGACATACTCGTTGGGCCACTCACGGTGTTCCTAATGATATTAATTCTCATCCGCATGTTTCTAATTCTGGAAACATTGTAATTATTCATAATGGAATCATAGAAAATTATGAACCCTTAAAAAAAGAATTACTAAAAAGAGGATATACATTTAAATCAGATACCGATACCGAAGTATTGGTTAATCTAATTGAAGATGTTAAAAAGAAAGAAAATATAAAACTAGGAAAAGCGGTACAAATTGCTTTGAATCAAGTTGTCGGTGCTTACGCTATTTGTGTTTTTGACAAAGAAAATCCAGATGAAATTATTGTTGCCAGATTAGGAAGTCCTATAGCTATTGGTGTTGGAGAAGATGAATTTTTCATTGCTTCCGATGCTTCACCATTTATTGAATATACTTCTAACGCTATTTATTTAGAAGATGAAGAAATGGCCATTGTTAGACTTCACAAACCTCTAAAAATTAGAAAAATTAAAGATGATTCTTTAGTTGATCCTTATGTTCAAGAATTGCAAATGAATTTGGAACAAATTGAAAAAGGAGGTTATGATCATTTCATGTTGAAAGAAATCTATGAGCAACCTAACGTTATTAAAGATACATACAGAGGAAGGCTGTTAGCGAATCAAGGTATTATTCAAATGGCCGGTGTTGAAGACAACCTCGAAAAATTTCTTCACGCCGATAGAATTATAATCGTAGCTTGTGGTACCTCATGGCATGCAGGATTAGTAGCAGAATATGTTATTGAAGAATTTGCCAGAATTTCTGTTGAAGTGGAATATGCTTCAGAATTCAGATACCGTAACCCAATCATCAACAAAGGAGATGTCGTTATAGCTATATCCCAATCTGGTGAAACAGCTGATACATTGGCCGCTATTAAATTGGCTAAAGAAAAAGGTGCATTTGTATTTGGAGTTTGTAACGTAGTTGGTTCTTCTATTTCAAGAGAGACTAATGCCGGTGCATACACTCATGCAGGTCCTGAAATTGGAGTAGCATCAACCAAAGCTTTTACTACGCAAATTACCGTCTTGACCATGATAGCTTTACGTTTGGCAAAAGCCAAAGGAACACTTTCGAACTCAGACTTTCATAGATATCTTCAAGAATTAGAAGTCATTCCAGAAAAAGTGGCCGAAGCATTAGCATCAACAAATGAAACGGCAAAGGAAATAGCTTCAAAATTCAAAGATGCCACCAACTGTTTATACCTTGGAAGAGGATATAACTTCCCAGTTGCATTAGAAGGTGCTTTAAAACTAAAAGAGATATCCTATATTCATGCCGAAGGTTATCCTGCAGCTGAAATGAAACACGGTCCTATTGCCTTAATTGATGAACAAATGCCTGTGATTGTTATTGCTCCAAAACAAGGTCATTATGATAAAGTCGTGAGTAATATCCAAGAAATTAAATCAAGAAGCGGAAAAATTATTGCTGTTGTAACTAAAGGAGATACACAAGTAAAAGGACTAGCTGACCATGTTATAGAAATACCTGAAACATCCGATGCTTTATCACCCTTAATTACTACCATTCCACTTCAATTATTATCTTACCATATTGCAGTAATGAGAGGTTGTAATGTAGATCAACCAAGGAACTTAGCTAAGTCGGTTACAGTAGAATAA